One window of Brevibacillus choshinensis genomic DNA carries:
- a CDS encoding TetR/AcrR family transcriptional regulator, with amino-acid sequence MAPLNEEQLHQIRDERRDQIIVAAIKVFARRGIIGTKMSMIAAEAGISHGLLYHYFTSKEELFTMLVEDAMVGAEEAMSSIYDLPGSPIEKIRALTMEILDESGTPYFMLIHHARTSEGVPEKVKELIDQNDMDAFIERLLPLFRDGQQAGEIVDGNPEELISSYLSVLSGLMVVNAQGIGGYRLPEVDMLLRLIARP; translated from the coding sequence TTGGCGCCTTTAAACGAGGAACAATTGCACCAGATTCGCGATGAAAGAAGAGATCAAATCATAGTGGCAGCTATCAAAGTATTTGCCCGCCGTGGAATCATCGGGACAAAAATGAGCATGATCGCGGCTGAAGCCGGTATCAGTCATGGTCTGCTTTACCATTACTTTACGTCCAAAGAAGAGCTGTTCACGATGCTCGTTGAGGATGCCATGGTGGGAGCAGAAGAGGCCATGAGCAGCATCTATGATCTGCCGGGATCTCCCATCGAAAAAATCAGAGCATTGACAATGGAGATACTTGACGAAAGTGGCACGCCCTATTTTATGCTGATCCATCACGCACGAACGTCGGAGGGTGTACCGGAAAAAGTGAAGGAGCTCATTGATCAAAATGATATGGATGCGTTCATCGAGCGCTTGTTGCCCTTATTCCGAGATGGCCAGCAAGCAGGCGAGATCGTCGATGGGAATCCAGAGGAGCTGATTTCCTCCTATTTATCTGTTCTCTCGGGTCTCATGGTAGTGAATGCTCAAGGAATCGGCGGGTATCGCCTTCCAGAAGTCGATATGCTGCTGCGGTTGATCGCACGTCCGTGA